The following are from one region of the Streptomyces tuirus genome:
- a CDS encoding TniQ family protein: MWPTPPGALRARPLPREATASYLTRLAAAYHLSAAQLLDGLHITATGTTAGPPTNEIHLSNEATRRLSGFTRIPSAHLARALARQPPPAAIGTARAAIARWQPAHPAVQPLPACTACTAHRSPYKAIPAWIHPAPDLPRALICTRHQQASSDPRQRTPLDIRSLPELAHARLTARRPPTAASLSWASTITTRWYDHHQHLHSRWHTRLRQLTTANPHLAPGPASPTLTCRNLITYPETLTLATTLDRLPPRPLARTQQTAFLHDLASRLQLPRLAPADHDLLWQRLTTG; encoded by the coding sequence ATGTGGCCCACCCCGCCCGGCGCGCTGCGTGCGAGGCCGCTGCCCCGCGAAGCCACCGCCTCCTACCTCACCCGCCTCGCAGCCGCCTACCACCTGAGTGCCGCCCAGCTCCTGGACGGCCTGCACATCACCGCCACCGGCACCACGGCGGGCCCGCCCACCAACGAAATCCACCTCAGCAACGAAGCCACCCGCCGCCTGTCCGGCTTCACCCGCATCCCGTCCGCACATCTGGCCCGCGCACTGGCCCGCCAGCCCCCGCCCGCCGCCATCGGCACCGCCCGCGCCGCCATCGCCCGCTGGCAGCCCGCCCATCCCGCGGTGCAGCCGCTGCCTGCGTGCACCGCCTGCACCGCCCACCGCAGCCCGTACAAAGCCATCCCCGCGTGGATCCACCCGGCACCGGACCTGCCCCGGGCCCTCATCTGCACCCGCCACCAGCAAGCCTCAAGCGACCCCAGACAGCGCACCCCCCTCGATATCCGCTCCCTGCCCGAACTCGCCCATGCCCGCCTCACCGCCCGCCGCCCGCCCACGGCGGCCTCTCTCAGCTGGGCATCAACGATCACCACGCGCTGGTACGACCACCACCAGCACCTCCACAGCCGCTGGCACACCCGCCTACGCCAACTCACCACCGCCAACCCCCACCTCGCCCCAGGCCCGGCCTCCCCCACACTGACCTGCCGGAACCTGATCACCTACCCCGAGACCCTCACCCTCGCCACCACCCTCGACCGCCTGCCCCCACGCCCCCTGGCACGCACCCAGCAGACCGCCTTCCTCCACGACCTGGCCAGCCGCCTACAACTGCCCCGCCTCGCACCCGCCGACCACGACCTGCTCTGGCAACGCCTGACCACCGGCTGA
- a CDS encoding TniB family NTP-binding protein produces MTTFDAFARFAHAAPPTPPQPGQAPRPVEERLAYHSQFVTVRTPAIEALARQVRTLMILGRHQHVTARPSLIVTGPATTGKTTALLQVGRTCHLAHTRRAAPGDDSVPVAYVLVPPGATAKTLAGEFARYLGIPVTSRMTTAQITTAVCHTYTAAGVKLVLIDEIHRLNPRTTSGAEAADWLKDLTERVGATFVYAGIDVTASAVFTGVRGAQLAGRASLIDCGALPARAGEREPFRELIAALEAALDLRAHRTGSLPRLASYLHERTAGRIGSLSRLIRQAAIEAILNSSERITRPLLDSIALDHLAEEHYRPRTPARRARPSSR; encoded by the coding sequence GTGACGACGTTCGACGCCTTCGCCCGCTTCGCCCACGCCGCGCCCCCGACGCCACCACAGCCGGGCCAGGCGCCACGGCCAGTGGAGGAACGCCTGGCCTACCACTCGCAGTTCGTCACCGTGCGCACCCCGGCCATCGAGGCCCTGGCACGCCAGGTACGCACGCTGATGATTCTGGGACGGCACCAGCACGTCACCGCCCGGCCGTCGCTGATCGTCACCGGGCCGGCCACCACCGGCAAGACCACCGCGCTGCTGCAGGTCGGCCGGACCTGCCACCTCGCCCACACCCGCCGCGCCGCCCCGGGCGACGACAGTGTGCCGGTGGCTTATGTGCTGGTGCCGCCCGGCGCCACCGCCAAGACCCTGGCCGGGGAGTTCGCCCGCTACCTCGGCATCCCCGTCACCTCACGCATGACCACCGCGCAGATCACAACGGCTGTCTGCCACACCTACACTGCGGCCGGCGTCAAGCTCGTGCTGATCGACGAGATCCACCGACTCAACCCGCGCACCACATCCGGCGCGGAGGCCGCCGACTGGCTCAAGGACCTCACCGAACGCGTCGGCGCCACGTTCGTCTACGCAGGCATCGACGTCACCGCCAGCGCGGTGTTCACCGGGGTACGCGGCGCGCAACTGGCCGGGCGCGCCTCTCTGATCGACTGCGGGGCACTGCCCGCCCGCGCCGGCGAACGCGAACCGTTCCGCGAGCTGATCGCCGCCCTGGAAGCAGCCCTCGACCTGCGCGCCCACCGCACCGGCAGCCTGCCCAGGCTGGCGTCATACCTGCACGAACGGACCGCCGGGCGCATCGGCAGCCTCTCCCGCCTGATCCGCCAGGCCGCCATCGAAGCCATCCTCAACAGCAGCGAACGCATCACCAGACCGTTGCTGGATTCCATCGCGCTGGACCACCTCGCCGAGGAGCACTACCGGCCCCGCACCCCCGCCCGCCGCGCCCGGCCCAGCAGCCGGTGA
- a CDS encoding Mu transposase C-terminal domain-containing protein, giving the protein MGAQVRFEDRTWQVTALVDGRVYLAAEDGATGCVLAARLVAADGFEVVGLAAPQVPAAAMWADVPLPARERAMAWLRHIREVETGLPGGPGSGGGVPRPEYDSQAFTLAERELAKAKELAGLGWTKVSRPTVQRMRLAYQRQGLLGLVDKRSLRASSPTGRTDERVVAAVLEALRVRRGRRATTVKQVIDLAEQIVAQTHGKGRVTLPARSSLYRLVRMLADPAEPPGSPARTATGPDGAGGGPPALRPAERVHVATARLGVEAVGEDGRAVAVSVTCALDGATGCVLAAVLHPQQAAPVELSVLLAEMAVPRTARPGWREMLRAVHEALPLPLRLMPLDARIEATVARPAALPQTLVFDPAAAAVTPWFLTVCESLGVSLEAAPARRRGLHSAAGDRVKTFAGLFTRHSADLATALGAVHRPDSAGRQAEAFFSLPHLRDVLDEWITARWHTRPQQALRHPLLPKAALSPQEMWRVLLGVAGSVPVPLAGQDFAELLPVQHQAVTESGIRLGRRRYDHECLDEHRGRACPTTDGGRWEVRHHPYDVRQVYIRLPDGLLHEIPWTEHAHALRPFDDAVRRRTGQIIADRSGPPGHPASSSNGRGREAGVPAGGQGLTDRSAPGGAAVAPVPDGPGRAGAFGMWDAQAEAEQW; this is encoded by the coding sequence GTGGGCGCTCAGGTCCGGTTCGAGGACCGCACCTGGCAGGTGACCGCTCTGGTCGATGGGCGGGTGTATCTGGCCGCCGAGGACGGGGCCACCGGGTGCGTGCTGGCCGCCCGCCTGGTGGCCGCCGACGGCTTCGAGGTCGTCGGCCTGGCCGCCCCGCAGGTTCCGGCCGCCGCTATGTGGGCGGATGTGCCGTTGCCTGCCCGGGAGCGGGCGATGGCCTGGCTGCGGCACATCCGGGAGGTCGAGACCGGGCTGCCCGGCGGCCCCGGCAGCGGCGGCGGGGTGCCGAGGCCTGAGTACGACTCGCAGGCCTTCACGCTCGCCGAGCGGGAGCTCGCCAAGGCGAAGGAGCTTGCGGGGCTGGGCTGGACGAAGGTCAGCCGTCCTACGGTGCAGCGGATGCGGCTGGCCTACCAGCGCCAGGGGCTGCTGGGGCTGGTGGACAAGCGGTCCCTGCGCGCCTCCTCCCCCACCGGGCGGACGGACGAGCGGGTGGTGGCCGCCGTGCTGGAGGCGCTGCGCGTACGTCGCGGCCGCAGGGCGACCACGGTCAAGCAGGTCATCGACCTGGCCGAACAGATCGTGGCGCAGACGCACGGGAAGGGCCGGGTGACGCTGCCGGCCAGGTCGTCGCTGTACCGGCTGGTGAGGATGCTGGCGGATCCGGCCGAGCCGCCTGGTAGCCCGGCGCGCACCGCCACCGGTCCGGACGGGGCAGGCGGCGGGCCGCCTGCACTGCGACCCGCCGAGCGGGTCCATGTCGCCACCGCCCGCCTCGGCGTCGAAGCGGTGGGCGAGGACGGCCGTGCGGTGGCGGTGTCGGTCACCTGCGCACTGGACGGGGCCACCGGCTGCGTGCTGGCCGCCGTGCTGCACCCGCAGCAGGCCGCGCCGGTCGAGCTGTCCGTGCTGCTGGCCGAGATGGCAGTCCCCCGCACGGCGCGGCCCGGGTGGCGGGAGATGCTGCGGGCAGTCCACGAGGCGCTGCCGCTGCCGCTGCGGCTGATGCCCCTGGACGCGCGCATCGAGGCGACCGTGGCGCGTCCGGCGGCCCTGCCCCAGACGCTGGTCTTCGACCCGGCGGCGGCCGCCGTCACTCCCTGGTTCCTGACCGTGTGCGAAAGCCTCGGCGTGAGCCTGGAAGCCGCCCCCGCACGGCGCCGCGGCCTGCACAGTGCCGCTGGGGACAGGGTGAAAACGTTCGCAGGGCTGTTCACCCGGCACTCCGCAGACCTGGCCACCGCGCTGGGTGCTGTGCACCGGCCGGACAGCGCGGGACGGCAGGCGGAGGCGTTCTTCAGTCTGCCGCACCTGCGGGATGTGCTGGACGAGTGGATCACCGCCCGCTGGCACACCCGCCCCCAACAGGCTCTGCGGCACCCGCTGCTGCCCAAGGCGGCCCTGAGTCCACAGGAGATGTGGCGGGTGCTGCTGGGGGTCGCCGGATCGGTACCGGTGCCGCTGGCCGGGCAGGACTTCGCCGAGCTGCTGCCGGTGCAGCACCAGGCGGTCACCGAATCCGGGATCCGCCTGGGCAGGCGCCGCTACGACCATGAGTGTTTGGACGAGCACCGCGGCCGGGCCTGCCCCACCACGGACGGCGGCCGGTGGGAAGTGCGCCACCACCCCTATGACGTCCGGCAGGTCTACATCCGGCTGCCCGACGGACTCCTGCACGAGATCCCCTGGACCGAGCACGCGCACGCCCTGCGCCCGTTCGACGACGCCGTCCGGCGCCGCACCGGGCAGATCATCGCCGACCGGAGCGGCCCGCCCGGGCATCCGGCGTCATCGAGCAACGGGCGGGGGCGGGAGGCCGGTGTGCCGGCGGGCGGCCAGGGCCTGACGGACAGGTCGGCACCGGGCGGTGCTGCCGTGGCACCGGTGCCGGACGGGCCCGGACGGGCGGGTGCCTTCGGAATGTGGGACGCGCAGGCGGAGGCCGAGCAGTGGTGA
- a CDS encoding TnsA-like heteromeric transposase endonuclease subunit produces the protein MAVRFEQLQPVAAFPVVPGRRWGPGWWWSATTGGHIPHGSQAMCMQLMLLDRDPQVVGLSARPVRLIWRDPGSGRVLTWVPQVFIRYADGRALLADCPAHAGPTGDRAARAAAVLGAACAAVGFTYRRLVPPEKVVAANVRWLAGYRHPRYRDAGGLEQAVLEAFAAPRALMAGAVAAGEVLSALPVLYHALWGGRLVADLTRPLGEHTLVAPGPAAGDGEQEQHGR, from the coding sequence GTGGCTGTTCGGTTCGAGCAGCTCCAGCCGGTGGCGGCGTTCCCTGTGGTGCCCGGGCGGCGGTGGGGGCCGGGCTGGTGGTGGTCGGCCACCACCGGCGGGCACATACCGCACGGGTCGCAGGCGATGTGCATGCAGCTGATGCTTTTGGACCGTGATCCGCAGGTGGTGGGGTTGTCGGCGCGGCCGGTGCGGCTGATCTGGCGTGATCCCGGCAGCGGGCGGGTCCTGACGTGGGTGCCGCAGGTGTTCATCCGCTACGCCGACGGGCGTGCTCTGCTGGCCGACTGCCCCGCACACGCCGGGCCCACCGGGGACCGTGCCGCGCGGGCGGCCGCGGTGCTGGGGGCGGCGTGTGCGGCGGTGGGGTTCACCTACCGGCGCCTGGTGCCGCCGGAGAAGGTAGTGGCGGCGAACGTGCGGTGGCTGGCCGGCTACCGCCATCCCCGCTACCGCGACGCCGGCGGGCTTGAGCAGGCGGTGCTGGAGGCGTTCGCCGCCCCGCGGGCTTTGATGGCCGGGGCCGTGGCTGCGGGCGAGGTCCTGAGCGCGCTGCCGGTGCTCTACCACGCGCTGTGGGGCGGGCGGCTGGTGGCGGATCTGACGCGGCCGCTGGGCGAGCACACGCTCGTGGCGCCCGGCCCGGCCGCAGGCGACGGGGAGCAGGAGCAGCACGGCAGGTGA
- a CDS encoding DNA-binding protein yields MPLAGELTSSLISRAADRYGLPAAGVLRLWTCRNSPARNDGGGVRADAEIVLNEAGRGVLAELCGVEPAVLARALPAFTVDDPKIGTGREAALAQARWRAASAVAGEAAFACRSCTARRTGQTVRAVRYLPRWERVCVRHGRWLLDADADQPLEHLDLRGVPEVAAAQRRWAGVARRAVRAGVVPEQAFTVAYAVVARWWDEALHWEQEEIWPHRLHRVAGGNAGPRLGWWRIVGRDPVIFPEVVAVADALLDPAMTELVWRDSGAGRPRPLPADGAFCRRLGERVGRGWLGPLSAVDYGGPLLTWMGAVIRQRRGEGGPPGWRDDPWRLKRKEQPATMAGQLRVMAAEQQACGSGTRWRATVSAEHRFQIEQMIGEAQEQLVQLVQLVQLVQLVQLRGVHSGTTAEVARTLLEHLSRSAALIDQALVDTAAAAVFAGVAVEEVSAWSRLPVQELAELVSEGPDQD; encoded by the coding sequence GTGCCGCTGGCCGGGGAGCTGACCTCGTCACTGATCAGCCGGGCCGCAGACCGCTACGGCCTGCCGGCCGCCGGCGTGCTGCGGCTGTGGACGTGCCGCAACTCCCCCGCCCGGAACGACGGCGGCGGTGTGCGGGCCGATGCGGAGATCGTGCTCAACGAAGCCGGGCGGGGTGTGCTCGCCGAGCTGTGCGGAGTCGAACCGGCGGTGCTGGCGCGTGCTCTGCCCGCGTTCACCGTGGATGATCCCAAGATCGGCACCGGCCGGGAGGCCGCCCTGGCGCAGGCGCGGTGGCGGGCGGCGAGCGCGGTGGCGGGCGAAGCGGCGTTCGCCTGCCGGTCGTGCACCGCGCGGCGGACCGGGCAGACGGTGCGGGCGGTGCGGTATCTGCCGCGCTGGGAGCGGGTGTGTGTCCGGCACGGGCGGTGGCTGCTGGACGCGGACGCCGACCAGCCGCTGGAACACCTCGACCTGCGCGGCGTCCCGGAGGTGGCTGCGGCACAGCGGCGGTGGGCAGGGGTGGCGCGCCGTGCGGTGCGGGCCGGGGTGGTCCCGGAGCAGGCGTTCACGGTGGCGTATGCGGTGGTGGCCCGCTGGTGGGATGAGGCTCTGCACTGGGAGCAGGAGGAGATCTGGCCGCACAGGCTGCACCGGGTGGCGGGCGGCAACGCGGGACCGCGACTTGGGTGGTGGCGGATCGTGGGCCGGGATCCGGTCATCTTCCCGGAGGTGGTGGCCGTGGCCGACGCGCTGCTGGACCCGGCCATGACCGAGCTGGTGTGGAGGGACAGCGGCGCCGGGCGGCCGCGGCCGCTGCCCGCCGACGGGGCGTTCTGCCGCCGGCTGGGTGAGCGGGTGGGACGGGGCTGGCTGGGCCCGCTGTCGGCGGTGGACTACGGCGGACCGCTGCTCACCTGGATGGGCGCTGTCATCCGCCAGCGGCGCGGTGAAGGCGGGCCGCCCGGGTGGAGGGACGATCCATGGCGGCTGAAGCGGAAAGAGCAGCCCGCCACGATGGCCGGCCAGCTGCGCGTTATGGCGGCCGAGCAGCAGGCGTGCGGCTCGGGCACCCGGTGGCGGGCCACAGTGAGCGCCGAACACCGTTTCCAGATCGAGCAGATGATCGGCGAAGCCCAGGAGCAGCTGGTGCAGCTGGTGCAGCTGGTGCAGCTGGTGCAGCTGGTGCAGCTGCGGGGCGTACACAGCGGCACCACCGCCGAGGTGGCACGCACACTGCTGGAGCACCTCAGCCGCAGTGCCGCGTTGATCGACCAGGCCTTGGTGGACACCGCCGCCGCAGCCGTCTTTGCGGGGGTGGCGGTGGAGGAGGTGTCGGCGTGGTCCCGCTTGCCCGTCCAGGAGCTGGCGGAGCTCGTGTCAGAGGGCCCGGATCAGGACTGA
- the tpg gene encoding telomere-protecting terminal protein Tpg has translation MVTVGEELDKALQGAFTRPVPKSAGAQMRYLVRQHQRSTRRVAELLGISQRTVERYVKNQIKKPRPELADRLEREVRARWQPQIRAKAKQAAATTSGIMIDVQARFGYTAAVGSTDQARVRHLTLALPPRHAARLLQAQEAGVDEDDLREIAAEALGEVYFRDGGRRAHGLEVELKDIVDLQFEL, from the coding sequence ATGGTCACGGTCGGGGAAGAACTCGACAAGGCGCTACAGGGGGCGTTCACGCGGCCCGTTCCCAAGTCCGCCGGGGCGCAGATGCGGTACCTGGTCAGGCAGCACCAGCGCAGCACCCGGCGCGTGGCTGAGCTGCTCGGCATCAGCCAGCGCACCGTCGAACGTTATGTGAAGAACCAGATCAAAAAGCCCCGGCCGGAGCTCGCCGACCGGCTGGAGCGTGAGGTCCGCGCACGCTGGCAGCCGCAGATCAGGGCGAAGGCGAAACAGGCCGCGGCCACCACGAGCGGCATCATGATCGATGTGCAGGCGAGGTTCGGCTACACCGCCGCCGTCGGCAGCACCGACCAGGCCCGCGTACGTCACCTCACCCTCGCCCTGCCGCCCCGGCACGCCGCCCGCCTCCTTCAAGCCCAGGAAGCAGGCGTCGACGAGGACGACCTCCGCGAGATCGCTGCCGAGGCGTTGGGTGAGGTGTACTTCCGCGACGGCGGCCGCCGTGCCCACGGCCTCGAAGTGGAACTCAAGGACATCGTCGACCTGCAGTTCGAGCTGTAG
- the tap gene encoding telomere-associated protein Tap, producing MSELFDAVDALIASRSPLPPPAERRRLRQAHALTLDEVASALGVRRATVGGWESGKTEPRPPEREAYARLLEQLATLYPAPRSTGAPQEDTDTAASPAQTRLTGGAAEATATAEAEEPPAAPPAPARHAAATQRPVPRAERAPQSSRRPTARKAAPANTPAPGGAYAHGPLLVLDADSERNVTGYGVGGLILDVPAKSLPALVEWTLTEARLGSQRLHGSGKDGDPLLVLTEAACERYGLPAALSEAERLAGRLPEGHKVIKQLKRADWQLTKRGLGPWARIYRPVQGGRRQCVQLCIPSWRALDDRSWGHAAQLPPPELARVLGVYAARVMTPVGSTAVTGLQLMSALNPPTRASEPDENGQRHREHRPGSLGTEPLDPAPCEATDGHPVLAHLPRFHVRGPGERLFEEAYDWARDLTDAECMQQHLVGLDVNLAFGAAANGAVVGLSSPPEHVNRPVFDPAVPGSWLVDLSHVDLSRVKVGKQRRDLDGALLPSPFTPSGQRPTGPAWYATPTVAYAVELGYDVTPVEAWLRRESGRFLDGWYKRLRDAYVATMADLGVTEKLSPHHFLQAMDGYKSRDPELGIVVDAVKMTVKGGIGKLQEKARGGGWKPGQPWPALARPTWRPDIRATVISRARINMHRKMLNLAAATGRYPVAVLSDCAVYAADGPSPLDVLPYGADGKTVPGSFRLGVSPGMVKHEGTQSVLWGADVLEQLSADGHVANLARYIKTGEVTAKDTGE from the coding sequence ATGTCCGAGTTGTTCGACGCGGTCGACGCGCTGATCGCGTCCCGCTCCCCGCTGCCGCCGCCGGCTGAGCGCAGGCGGCTGCGCCAGGCGCACGCGCTCACCCTGGACGAGGTGGCCTCCGCCCTGGGCGTGCGGCGGGCGACCGTCGGCGGCTGGGAGTCGGGCAAGACCGAGCCCCGGCCGCCGGAGCGGGAGGCGTACGCGCGCCTGCTGGAGCAGCTCGCCACGCTCTACCCCGCCCCCCGGAGCACCGGCGCCCCGCAGGAGGACACGGACACCGCAGCGTCCCCAGCGCAGACGCGGCTCACGGGCGGGGCAGCGGAAGCTACTGCCACGGCGGAGGCCGAGGAGCCCCCGGCCGCTCCCCCAGCGCCCGCTCGGCACGCGGCAGCGACACAGCGGCCGGTGCCGCGTGCCGAGCGGGCGCCGCAGAGCTCGCGGCGCCCCACTGCGAGGAAGGCCGCCCCGGCGAACACGCCCGCGCCCGGCGGTGCCTACGCGCACGGTCCGCTACTCGTCCTCGACGCCGACTCCGAGCGGAATGTGACGGGCTACGGCGTCGGCGGTCTGATCCTGGACGTGCCCGCCAAGTCGCTGCCCGCGCTGGTGGAGTGGACGCTCACCGAGGCGCGGCTGGGGTCGCAGAGGCTGCACGGCTCGGGCAAGGACGGCGACCCGCTGCTGGTGCTCACCGAGGCGGCGTGCGAGCGCTACGGCCTGCCCGCCGCCTTGTCCGAGGCCGAGCGGCTTGCCGGGCGGCTCCCGGAAGGACACAAGGTCATCAAGCAGCTGAAGCGCGCCGACTGGCAGCTCACCAAGCGCGGGCTGGGGCCGTGGGCGCGGATCTACCGCCCCGTCCAGGGCGGCCGCAGGCAGTGCGTGCAGCTGTGCATCCCCTCCTGGCGCGCCCTGGACGACCGCTCCTGGGGCCATGCCGCGCAGCTGCCGCCGCCAGAACTGGCCCGGGTGCTGGGCGTGTACGCGGCCCGGGTGATGACGCCGGTGGGCTCCACTGCCGTGACGGGGCTGCAGCTGATGAGCGCGCTCAACCCGCCGACCCGCGCGAGCGAGCCGGATGAGAACGGCCAGCGCCACCGCGAGCACCGGCCCGGTTCGCTGGGAACGGAGCCGCTTGACCCGGCGCCGTGCGAGGCGACCGACGGACACCCCGTCCTGGCCCATCTGCCCCGCTTCCACGTGCGCGGCCCCGGCGAGCGGCTGTTCGAGGAGGCCTACGACTGGGCGCGTGACCTCACCGACGCCGAGTGCATGCAGCAGCACCTGGTCGGCCTGGATGTGAACCTGGCCTTCGGTGCGGCCGCCAACGGTGCGGTCGTCGGGCTGTCATCGCCGCCCGAGCACGTCAACCGCCCGGTCTTCGACCCAGCGGTGCCCGGTTCCTGGCTGGTCGACCTCTCCCACGTCGATCTGTCCCGGGTGAAGGTCGGCAAGCAGCGGCGCGACCTCGATGGCGCGCTGCTGCCCAGCCCGTTCACGCCGAGCGGCCAGCGCCCGACCGGTCCGGCCTGGTATGCCACGCCCACCGTGGCCTACGCCGTCGAGCTCGGCTACGACGTCACCCCCGTCGAGGCCTGGCTGCGCCGGGAGAGCGGCCGGTTCCTGGACGGCTGGTACAAGCGGCTGCGCGATGCCTACGTCGCCACCATGGCGGACCTCGGCGTCACGGAGAAGCTGTCCCCGCACCACTTCCTTCAGGCGATGGACGGCTACAAGAGCCGCGATCCGGAGCTGGGGATCGTGGTGGACGCGGTCAAGATGACCGTCAAGGGCGGCATCGGCAAGCTGCAGGAGAAGGCACGCGGCGGCGGCTGGAAGCCGGGACAGCCCTGGCCCGCTCTCGCCCGCCCGACGTGGCGCCCGGACATCCGCGCTACCGTCATCTCCCGGGCCCGGATCAACATGCACCGCAAGATGCTCAACCTGGCCGCGGCCACCGGCCGGTACCCGGTTGCGGTCCTCTCCGACTGCGCCGTGTACGCGGCCGACGGGCCCAGCCCCCTGGACGTGCTGCCCTACGGCGCCGACGGCAAGACCGTGCCGGGCTCGTTCCGGCTCGGCGTCTCGCCCGGGATGGTCAAGCACGAGGGCACCCAGAGCGTGCTGTGGGGGGCGGACGTGCTCGAGCAGCTCAGCGCCGACGGCCATGTCGCCAACCTCGCCCGCTACATCAAGACCGGCGAGGTCACCGCCAAGGACACCGGAGAATAG
- a CDS encoding ankyrin repeat domain-containing protein, which produces MAATSDGWAGMGWDWTDADDIRRRLDQGADPESWNGSRPLHRAAVFGSPEAVTELARRVADVDALENGVTALWEAVLSRKPANARALAAAGADPWRPSLGGWSPGRLSLAGPTPELFPVPEGVSLSDTERAAAQEAHRLTTALGEFYDDGMGLACVAGIDAAEAVRRLQATPVVDGELLDVLNELLEEPYAYDMDESLHIVGVTSVPGGCVVTQPWGYAPQMPGVLARLSAGTLCYGLYANPKSGNQGSITRDGVIEGSDLHPGGGPDENDSPGEVLAAYLYQHHAVAYACAFAGLRLADRRAVTGPPDVWVELPRRDYWSH; this is translated from the coding sequence GTGGCGGCAACGAGTGACGGCTGGGCGGGCATGGGCTGGGACTGGACGGATGCCGACGACATCCGCCGGCGCCTGGACCAAGGAGCCGATCCGGAGAGCTGGAACGGGAGCAGGCCCCTGCATCGGGCAGCGGTGTTCGGCTCCCCGGAGGCTGTTACGGAACTTGCCCGCCGGGTTGCGGACGTGGACGCGCTGGAGAACGGGGTGACGGCACTGTGGGAAGCCGTCCTGTCCCGCAAGCCGGCCAACGCACGAGCCCTCGCCGCCGCCGGGGCCGATCCCTGGCGGCCCTCGCTCGGCGGCTGGTCGCCGGGGCGGCTGAGCCTGGCCGGACCGACGCCCGAGCTGTTCCCGGTACCGGAAGGGGTGTCCCTGAGCGACACCGAGCGGGCGGCAGCGCAGGAGGCCCATCGCCTCACCACGGCACTGGGCGAGTTCTACGACGACGGCATGGGCCTGGCCTGTGTGGCGGGCATCGACGCGGCCGAGGCGGTGCGCCGTCTGCAGGCGACTCCGGTGGTGGACGGCGAACTCCTCGACGTGCTGAATGAGCTGCTGGAGGAGCCCTACGCGTACGACATGGACGAGAGCCTGCACATCGTCGGTGTGACGTCCGTGCCGGGCGGCTGTGTGGTCACTCAGCCCTGGGGATACGCGCCGCAGATGCCGGGCGTGCTGGCCCGGCTGTCCGCCGGCACCCTCTGCTACGGCCTCTACGCCAATCCCAAGAGCGGCAACCAGGGCAGCATCACCCGCGATGGAGTCATCGAGGGCTCGGACCTGCACCCCGGCGGAGGACCGGACGAGAACGACAGTCCCGGGGAGGTGCTGGCCGCCTACCTCTACCAGCACCACGCCGTCGCCTACGCCTGCGCCTTCGCAGGACTGCGCCTGGCCGACCGGCGGGCCGTGACCGGGCCGCCCGATGTGTGGGTCGAGCTGCCCCGCCGCGACTACTGGAGCCACTGA